The Leifsonia sp. ZF2019 DNA segment ACAATATTGGCGCGCTTCCCAGGTATTACATAGTCGTCATTTTGGAGGACATCGGGGGACACTCGGTGTCCTCCCTGTTCCCGCTCGTCCGGAATCGCGCCTGTACCGCATCCGGGGGACGCCTCCTCCGGGGTACAAACCGGGGGACGCGACCGCTCAGGCGGAGAACGACCGCCAGGCCCCGGGACCGGGGGAGAGCGGCGTGCGGAGGCTGCGCTGGCTGCGCCCCCAGGCGTCCGGACCCGTCGCGGGTCGGGCGTCCCGGGCGGCCGCGGCCTGCTCCGCAGCGGCTGCCGTCAGCACGGCGGTGACGGCAGCGACTTCCTCGGCTGTCACGCCACGCGTAATGAACCGGATCTGCGACGGGTCGAGGCCGGCGCTCACAGCGGGATGTTCCCGTGCTTCTTCGGCGGCATGGTCGCGCGCTTGGTGCGCAGCGACCGCAGCGCCTTGATGACCGAGACGCGGGTCGCCGCCGGCTCGATGACGCC contains these protein-coding regions:
- a CDS encoding acyl-CoA carboxylase epsilon subunit: MSAGLDPSQIRFITRGVTAEEVAAVTAVLTAAAAEQAAAARDARPATGPDAWGRSQRSLRTPLSPGPGAWRSFSA